A genomic region of Micromonospora sp. NBRC 110009 contains the following coding sequences:
- a CDS encoding PrsW family intramembrane metalloprotease, with product MRPDQRATGDYADRMADTPPGGALPPPPTAPAASSPAPSTPTMPVRRLGWRRFLALAGVVLLIAAGAVFMVFTLGESLGAAALLVGVIAAILPVPVLVSCFLWLDRYEPEPMKYLIFCFAWGAFVSTAISLNVNEFFAGLFKHQGLPTALTAVLVAPFIEELTKAAGPILLLIFRRREFSGITDALVYCGLSAIGFAMVENILYLGGYGYRTGVEEYGPATGAQQVIAIFIVRILLFGFAHPLFTSMTGVGLGIAARTADRRVRFLAPIAGLLLAMMLHGTWNLLPSLAAATGQPVIVLYGYIGVMVPIFFGMVGLAIWLRAWEGRLTERTLPDYVRAGWLTPPEVAALGSLGRRHAARTWARRVAGDGGVKAMRGYQFAATRLALLRDGMRRGLDRKPAERDRTAREERELLEAIGAYRAFFVGRDPQTPVGVWDGQRYHLRFPDGSRRAVEAPDEPVVPIPVVLAPPPPPAFPAGYGPPGWYGPRPAAPWPPGA from the coding sequence ATGCGGCCGGACCAGAGGGCCACGGGTGACTACGCTGACCGCATGGCCGACACCCCGCCCGGCGGAGCCCTGCCGCCGCCGCCGACCGCGCCCGCCGCCTCCTCGCCGGCCCCGTCGACCCCCACGATGCCGGTGCGCCGGCTCGGTTGGCGACGGTTCCTGGCGCTCGCCGGGGTGGTGCTGCTGATCGCCGCCGGCGCGGTCTTCATGGTCTTCACCCTCGGCGAGAGCCTCGGCGCGGCGGCCCTGCTGGTCGGCGTGATCGCGGCGATCCTGCCGGTGCCGGTGCTGGTCTCCTGCTTCCTCTGGCTGGACCGGTACGAGCCGGAGCCGATGAAGTATCTGATCTTCTGCTTCGCCTGGGGGGCGTTCGTCTCCACCGCGATCTCGCTGAACGTCAACGAGTTCTTCGCCGGCCTGTTCAAGCACCAGGGGCTGCCCACGGCGCTGACCGCGGTGCTGGTCGCCCCGTTCATCGAGGAGCTGACCAAGGCGGCCGGGCCGATCCTGCTGCTGATCTTCCGGCGGCGGGAGTTCTCCGGGATCACCGACGCGCTGGTCTACTGCGGGCTCTCCGCGATCGGCTTCGCCATGGTGGAGAACATCCTCTACCTCGGCGGGTACGGCTACCGCACCGGCGTCGAGGAGTACGGGCCGGCCACCGGCGCCCAGCAGGTGATCGCCATCTTCATCGTGCGGATCCTGCTCTTCGGCTTCGCCCACCCGCTGTTCACCTCGATGACCGGGGTGGGGCTCGGCATCGCCGCACGTACCGCCGACCGGCGGGTGCGCTTCCTCGCCCCGATCGCCGGCCTGCTGCTGGCCATGATGCTGCACGGCACCTGGAACCTGCTGCCCTCGCTGGCCGCGGCCACCGGGCAGCCGGTGATCGTCCTGTACGGCTACATCGGCGTGATGGTGCCGATCTTCTTCGGCATGGTCGGGCTGGCGATCTGGCTGCGGGCCTGGGAGGGGCGGCTCACCGAGCGCACCCTGCCGGACTACGTCCGGGCCGGCTGGCTCACCCCGCCGGAGGTGGCCGCGCTGGGCAGTCTCGGCCGGCGGCACGCGGCCCGGACGTGGGCCCGCCGGGTGGCCGGCGACGGCGGGGTGAAGGCGATGCGGGGATACCAGTTCGCGGCCACCCGGTTGGCGCTGCTGCGGGACGGGATGCGCCGGGGGCTGGACCGCAAGCCGGCCGAGCGGGACCGGACGGCGCGGGAGGAACGGGAGTTGCTGGAGGCGATCGGGGCGTACCGGGCGTTCTTCGTGGGCCGCGACCCGCAGACGCCGGTCGGGGTGTGGGACGGGCAGCGCTACCACCTGCGGTTCCCGGACGGGTCGCGTCGGGCGGTGGAGGCCCCGGACGAGCCGGTGGTGCCGATCCCGGTGGTGCTGGCCCCGCCGCCGCCCCCGGCCTTCCCGGCCGGCTACGGCCCGCCCGGCTGGTACGGCCCGCGCCCGGCCGCACCCTGGCCCCCGGGCGCCTGA
- a CDS encoding GroES family chaperonin: MTADQNLDSGLPIRLLHDRVLVRTENGEGERRSTAGIVIPATAAVGKRLAWATAVGVGPHVRSIVAGDRVLFDPDDRSEVELHGRAYVLLRERDVHAVAAERVEKEPTGSTGLYL, encoded by the coding sequence GTGACCGCCGACCAGAACCTCGACTCCGGGCTGCCCATCCGCCTGCTGCACGACCGCGTGCTGGTGCGGACGGAGAACGGCGAGGGTGAGCGCCGATCCACCGCCGGCATCGTCATCCCCGCCACCGCTGCGGTGGGCAAGCGGCTGGCCTGGGCCACCGCCGTGGGAGTGGGCCCGCACGTGCGCTCCATCGTCGCCGGCGACCGGGTGCTCTTCGACCCCGACGACCGCTCGGAGGTCGAACTGCACGGCCGGGCGTACGTGCTGCTGCGCGAGCGGGACGTGCACGCCGTCGCCGCCGAGCGGGTGGAGAAGGAGCCGACCGGCTCGACCGGCCTCTACCTCTAG
- a CDS encoding AI-2E family transporter has product MVRTDVSCPPCDVGGPSLREVRLSRFEELRGRLRRAYESGRESARANRFDPDDAPGESGVASPSSPGPAAPAAATVVGAEPPAAMHATTASRDDAEVPHALRMAAAWSWRLIVVGIVTWSLLKIVGTIRIVILPLAVALLLSALLAPAVGWLLKARFPRSLATGVVLVGGLAAVIGTLTLVVNEFIQGVPELSEKSSQGVRQIQNWLKTGPLHLSDSQLNRYIDEAQSWVDANTKTVTSGALSTAATLAEVLTGTILVLFATFFFLRDGNKIWRFLVRLLPVAARWKVDDAGRASWSTLGAYVRATVLVAFIDAVGIGIFLVIFDIPFAFPLAALVFLGAFIPIVGAALSGGVAVLVALVDSGPVTALIILGVVIGVQQLEGHVLQPLIMGRAVAIHPLAVIIGIAAGVVLAGIAGALVAVPLIAVLNTAIRRLAARTVPDTPPDAVVVASQAP; this is encoded by the coding sequence GTGGTGCGGACAGACGTATCCTGTCCCCCCTGTGACGTGGGCGGGCCAAGTTTGCGGGAGGTGCGCTTGAGCCGCTTCGAGGAGCTGCGCGGACGGCTCCGCCGCGCGTACGAGTCCGGCCGGGAGTCGGCGCGGGCCAACCGGTTCGACCCGGACGACGCGCCGGGCGAGTCGGGGGTGGCCTCGCCCTCCTCGCCGGGCCCGGCGGCCCCGGCCGCGGCGACGGTGGTCGGCGCGGAGCCGCCCGCCGCCATGCACGCCACCACCGCCAGCCGGGACGACGCCGAGGTGCCGCACGCGCTGCGGATGGCCGCGGCCTGGTCCTGGCGGCTGATCGTGGTCGGCATCGTGACCTGGTCGCTGCTCAAGATCGTCGGCACGATCCGCATCGTGATCCTCCCGTTGGCGGTGGCCCTGCTGCTCTCGGCGCTGCTCGCCCCGGCGGTCGGCTGGCTGCTCAAGGCCCGCTTCCCCCGGTCGCTGGCGACCGGTGTGGTGCTGGTCGGCGGCCTGGCCGCGGTGATCGGCACGCTGACCCTGGTGGTGAACGAGTTCATCCAGGGCGTGCCGGAGCTGAGCGAGAAGTCCTCGCAGGGCGTCCGGCAGATCCAGAACTGGCTCAAGACCGGCCCGCTGCACCTCTCCGACAGCCAGCTCAACCGCTACATCGACGAGGCGCAGAGCTGGGTCGACGCCAACACCAAGACCGTCACCAGCGGTGCTCTCTCCACCGCCGCCACCCTGGCCGAGGTGCTCACCGGCACCATCCTGGTGCTCTTCGCCACGTTCTTCTTCCTCCGCGACGGCAACAAGATCTGGCGCTTCCTGGTCCGGCTGCTGCCGGTGGCCGCCCGCTGGAAGGTGGACGACGCGGGCCGGGCGTCCTGGTCGACGCTCGGCGCGTACGTCCGGGCCACCGTGCTGGTCGCCTTCATCGACGCCGTCGGCATCGGGATCTTCCTCGTCATCTTCGACATCCCGTTCGCGTTTCCCCTGGCCGCGCTGGTCTTCCTCGGGGCGTTCATCCCGATCGTCGGGGCCGCGCTCTCCGGCGGCGTGGCCGTGCTGGTCGCGCTGGTCGACAGCGGCCCGGTGACCGCGTTGATCATCCTGGGCGTGGTGATCGGCGTGCAGCAGCTCGAGGGGCACGTGCTCCAGCCGCTGATCATGGGCCGGGCGGTGGCCATCCACCCGCTCGCCGTGATCATCGGCATCGCCGCCGGGGTGGTGCTCGCCGGGATCGCCGGCGCGCTCGTCGCGGTGCCGCTGATCGCGGTACTCAACACCGCCATCCGCCGGCTCGCCGCGCGGACCGTGCCGGACACCCCGCCGGACGCCGTGGTGGTCGCCTCCCAGGCGCCCTGA
- a CDS encoding ATP-dependent DNA helicase produces the protein MTPPRTATGPAVGKKRRSGRPSGEELLTAAVGAVPGGAARPGQQQMAEAIERSVASGEHLLVQAGTGTGKSLAYLAPSLTVDGPVVVSTATLALQSQLVDHDLPRLADAVEPLLGRRPTFAVLKGRHHYLCLARLDNSTEEEPKDSLFDAPRPGGGTKWLGEAGRLGKQIQRVRDWAEETATGDRDELDPGVDDQVWRTVSMPARECVGATRCSFGQECFAEASRARAREADIVVTNHSLLAVDMLAGRHIVPPHKLLVVDEAHELADRVSSAAQAELVPELIDRSARRARPLLRPEVAERLTEAGDALAVGLAEAPAGRLTAGLPPALREACTLLDSATRAALEAIGEVKADDPDPVRKQQAKAVLDELSTTAQRLLEEADHDVAWVEKPENGSRRALVVAPLSVAGTLATHLYDERTVVATSATLALGGRFDTVARALGLEAPPPAPPSPAAAALATAAAAGRATAAGRAPVASTEGSRAAVGTVPATEGPGWSSLDVGSPFDYARQGILYVAAHLPRPSVSGLPTAAGEELLGLVEALGGRTLGLFSSRRAAQQAAELLRARTDLPVLLQGEEALPLLVRRFREERASCLFGVMSLWQGVDVPGDSCQLVVIDRLPFPRPDEPLAAARAAAVDANGGSGFAAVSVPIAAVRLAQGVGRLIRATGDRGVVAVLDSRLETARGYGPFLRRSLPPFWYTTRPDVARGALERLGKS, from the coding sequence GCCGTCGGAAAGAAGCGCCGAAGCGGCCGGCCCAGCGGCGAGGAGCTGCTGACCGCGGCGGTCGGCGCGGTTCCCGGCGGGGCGGCCCGCCCGGGTCAGCAGCAGATGGCCGAGGCGATCGAGCGGAGCGTCGCCTCCGGCGAGCACCTGCTGGTCCAGGCCGGCACGGGCACCGGCAAGTCGCTGGCCTACCTGGCCCCGTCGTTGACCGTGGACGGGCCGGTGGTCGTCTCCACCGCCACCCTGGCGTTGCAGTCCCAGCTGGTCGACCACGACCTGCCCCGGCTGGCCGACGCGGTGGAGCCGCTGCTCGGCCGCCGCCCCACCTTCGCGGTGCTGAAGGGGCGGCACCACTACCTGTGCCTGGCCCGGCTGGACAACTCCACGGAGGAGGAGCCGAAGGACAGCCTCTTCGACGCGCCCCGGCCCGGCGGCGGGACGAAGTGGCTGGGCGAGGCGGGCCGGCTGGGCAAGCAGATCCAGCGGGTCCGCGACTGGGCGGAGGAGACCGCCACCGGCGACCGGGACGAGCTGGACCCGGGGGTCGACGACCAGGTCTGGCGGACCGTCTCGATGCCGGCGCGGGAGTGCGTCGGCGCCACCCGCTGCTCCTTCGGGCAGGAATGCTTCGCCGAGGCGTCGCGGGCCCGGGCCCGCGAGGCGGACATCGTGGTCACCAACCACAGCCTGCTCGCGGTCGACATGCTCGCCGGCCGGCACATCGTGCCGCCGCACAAGCTGCTCGTCGTCGACGAGGCGCACGAGCTGGCCGACCGGGTCTCCTCGGCGGCGCAGGCCGAGCTGGTCCCCGAGCTGATCGACCGGTCCGCCCGCCGGGCCCGCCCGCTGCTGCGCCCGGAGGTCGCCGAGCGGCTCACCGAGGCGGGCGACGCCCTCGCCGTGGGGCTGGCCGAGGCGCCGGCCGGGCGGCTCACCGCCGGGCTGCCCCCGGCGCTGCGCGAGGCGTGCACGCTGCTCGACTCGGCGACCCGGGCCGCCCTGGAGGCGATCGGCGAGGTCAAGGCCGACGACCCGGATCCGGTCCGCAAGCAGCAGGCGAAGGCGGTCCTGGACGAGCTCTCCACGACCGCGCAGCGGCTGCTGGAGGAGGCCGACCACGACGTCGCCTGGGTGGAGAAGCCGGAGAACGGCAGCCGGCGGGCGCTGGTGGTCGCGCCGCTCTCGGTCGCCGGCACCCTCGCCACCCACCTGTACGACGAGCGGACGGTGGTCGCCACCTCGGCCACCCTGGCGCTGGGCGGCCGCTTCGACACGGTGGCCCGGGCGCTGGGGCTGGAGGCGCCGCCGCCCGCCCCGCCGTCCCCCGCCGCGGCCGCGCTGGCCACCGCGGCCGCCGCCGGCCGGGCGACCGCCGCCGGCCGCGCCCCGGTGGCGAGCACCGAGGGCAGCCGGGCCGCCGTCGGCACCGTGCCGGCCACCGAGGGGCCCGGTTGGAGTTCGCTCGACGTCGGTTCGCCGTTCGACTACGCCCGGCAGGGCATCCTGTACGTGGCCGCGCACCTGCCCCGGCCGAGCGTCTCGGGGCTGCCCACGGCGGCCGGCGAGGAGCTGCTGGGGCTGGTCGAGGCGCTCGGTGGGCGTACCCTCGGGCTCTTCTCCTCGCGACGGGCCGCGCAGCAGGCCGCGGAGCTGCTCCGCGCGCGGACCGACCTGCCGGTGCTGCTCCAGGGCGAGGAGGCGCTGCCGCTGCTGGTCCGGCGGTTCCGGGAGGAGCGGGCGAGCTGCCTGTTCGGGGTGATGTCGCTCTGGCAGGGGGTGGACGTGCCCGGTGACTCCTGCCAGCTCGTGGTGATCGACCGGCTGCCCTTCCCCCGGCCGGACGAGCCCCTGGCCGCGGCCCGGGCGGCCGCGGTCGACGCCAACGGCGGTTCCGGCTTCGCGGCGGTCAGCGTGCCGATCGCCGCGGTCCGGCTGGCCCAGGGCGTCGGCCGGCTGATCCGGGCCACCGGCGACCGGGGCGTGGTCGCGGTGCTCGACTCCCGGCTGGAGACCGCCCGCGGCTACGGCCCGTTCCTGCGGCGCAGCCTGCCGCCGTTCTGGTACACCACCCGCCCCGACGTGGCCCGGGGCGCGTTGGAGCGGCTCGGGAAGAGCTGA